In Numidum massiliense, a single genomic region encodes these proteins:
- a CDS encoding helix-turn-helix domain-containing protein: MVVVREMAIKVGLIGPEDSVKLMVEMGREHPNLTFLPFCYRNVQEMTAHIEAERAVDYWLFSGPVPYEYVVQRGMLTEECALYTPLIGSSLTSTLLKAVIHRGLKLARISFDTYKESEIAEVFTELGIEPEHFDVLPFHDYLETEKLVAFHRDCYEQRTADYAITCIQSVYQQLQQEGVPVLRVVPTRMIIRQTMALLQQKIATAHYIHSSIAVVAVEFAWQSSEPEATYSYKFRQQQLAFEEKLLAYAETVDGSLIRTGDVSFFIFTTRGVLDDRAQAGHSMGRWLEELYAETQLKAYAGIGYGQTVFTAEKNSRLALQFAKQYEPLHAFLATEEGEVRGPLTATGDARTDVTFALRNDEQTSPQWMRVQAYLRKYGKSDVTANELATLLRVTTRNARRILVELEQAGLARVVGEERPGPKGRPRKVYRVEVER; encoded by the coding sequence ATGGTTGTGGTGCGAGAGATGGCGATTAAGGTGGGATTAATCGGACCTGAAGATTCGGTGAAACTGATGGTGGAGATGGGGCGGGAACACCCCAACCTGACGTTTCTCCCTTTTTGTTATCGAAATGTGCAAGAAATGACGGCGCACATTGAAGCGGAGCGCGCGGTCGATTATTGGCTCTTCTCTGGTCCTGTCCCTTACGAGTACGTCGTGCAGCGGGGAATGTTGACCGAGGAATGTGCGCTGTATACGCCGCTCATCGGTTCTAGTTTGACGAGTACGTTGCTGAAAGCGGTCATCCACCGCGGACTTAAACTTGCGCGCATCAGTTTTGATACGTATAAAGAGAGTGAAATCGCCGAGGTGTTTACGGAACTCGGCATTGAACCGGAACACTTCGACGTGTTGCCCTTTCACGACTACTTGGAAACGGAGAAGCTCGTCGCTTTTCATCGCGACTGTTACGAGCAGCGGACGGCGGATTACGCTATAACGTGCATCCAGTCCGTCTACCAGCAGTTGCAACAGGAAGGCGTGCCCGTGTTGCGCGTCGTACCGACGCGGATGATTATTCGCCAGACGATGGCGTTATTACAACAAAAAATTGCTACCGCTCATTACATTCACTCGTCGATTGCGGTCGTAGCGGTCGAATTCGCTTGGCAGTCGTCTGAGCCGGAAGCGACGTATTCGTATAAGTTCCGTCAGCAGCAGCTCGCCTTTGAAGAGAAGTTGCTCGCCTATGCCGAAACAGTCGACGGATCGCTGATCCGTACGGGCGACGTGTCGTTTTTCATTTTTACGACGCGCGGTGTGTTGGACGATCGGGCGCAGGCGGGGCACAGCATGGGACGGTGGTTGGAAGAATTGTACGCCGAGACGCAGTTGAAGGCGTACGCCGGCATCGGCTATGGACAAACAGTGTTTACCGCCGAAAAAAATAGCCGCCTAGCCTTGCAGTTTGCCAAACAGTACGAGCCGCTGCACGCCTTTCTCGCGACAGAAGAAGGAGAGGTGCGCGGACCGCTAACCGCAACGGGCGATGCGAGAACCGATGTCACTTTTGCGTTGCGTAACGACGAACAGACGTCGCCGCAGTGGATGCGCGTACAGGCGTATTTGCGAAAGTACGGAAAAAGCGACGTGACGGCGAACGAGTTAGCGACGTTGCTGCGGGTGACGACCCGCAATGCGCGACGTATTTTAGTTGAACTGGAGCAAGCGGGGCTCGCCCGGGTCGTCGGGGAAGAACGGCCGGGTCCGAAAGGGCGCCCGCGCAAAGTGTACCGCGTCGAAGTCGAACGGTAA
- a CDS encoding amidohydrolase — translation MSDARPTNGDGNRDWLARDVAQLYPQLVKWRRDFHRFPEPGWTEYRTTARIVYCLREWGWRVYLGDDVTRADKRMGVPAESVLRASEERALGAGVSAELLAAMRGGKTGVVAEWATGVPGPVIAFRFDIDSNDVAEATDETHRPTAERFSSEYADCMHACGHDGHAAIGLGVARLVAQYANRWKGTIRLLFQPAEEGGRGALAMVRKGWLDDVDVFLSGHIGFRSDTLGEVVLNAHGFYVTTKWDAAYAGRAAHAGGNPELGKNALLAAATAALNLHAIPRHSGGASRVNVGTLYAGTGRNVVPAEAHMALEVRGEDDTVHRFLDEETVRILRAAGDMYDVGLTLDKVGSAGQAEGDAALIEQLRPLWQGVSDVHTVRDSVVFGASEDATHMMQRVQQRGGMASYMLFGTPLAAQHHQSTFDFDERVLRVAVEGYVRTLTMFLQE, via the coding sequence GTGAGCGATGCGCGGCCTACGAATGGCGACGGCAATCGCGATTGGCTCGCGCGCGACGTGGCGCAACTGTACCCCCAGCTCGTTAAGTGGCGGCGAGACTTTCATCGCTTTCCGGAACCGGGGTGGACGGAATACCGTACGACGGCGCGGATCGTCTACTGTTTGCGCGAGTGGGGGTGGCGTGTCTATTTAGGAGACGATGTGACGCGTGCCGACAAGCGCATGGGAGTCCCGGCGGAGTCCGTGTTGCGCGCCAGTGAGGAGCGGGCGCTTGGCGCTGGCGTCTCCGCTGAACTGCTCGCGGCGATGCGCGGCGGAAAGACGGGCGTCGTCGCCGAGTGGGCGACGGGAGTCCCTGGTCCAGTGATCGCGTTCCGCTTTGACATCGACAGTAACGACGTGGCAGAAGCGACTGACGAAACGCACCGACCGACAGCGGAACGGTTTAGCTCCGAGTACGCAGATTGTATGCACGCGTGTGGCCACGACGGGCATGCTGCGATCGGCTTAGGCGTCGCTCGCCTCGTCGCACAGTACGCGAACCGATGGAAAGGGACGATTCGCCTGCTGTTTCAACCGGCGGAAGAAGGCGGGCGCGGTGCGCTGGCGATGGTGCGCAAAGGTTGGCTCGACGACGTGGACGTCTTTTTAAGCGGGCATATCGGTTTTCGTAGCGATACACTCGGGGAGGTTGTGTTAAATGCACACGGTTTTTATGTGACGACGAAGTGGGACGCTGCTTACGCGGGACGGGCAGCGCATGCCGGCGGAAACCCGGAGCTCGGTAAAAATGCGCTGTTAGCAGCGGCGACAGCCGCGTTGAACTTACACGCGATTCCGCGACACAGTGGCGGTGCTTCGCGTGTCAATGTCGGGACGCTCTACGCGGGTACAGGGCGAAACGTCGTGCCCGCCGAAGCACACATGGCGCTGGAAGTGCGCGGGGAGGACGACACGGTGCACCGTTTTCTCGATGAAGAGACGGTGCGCATTTTACGCGCCGCTGGCGACATGTACGATGTAGGGCTCACATTGGACAAAGTCGGTTCAGCGGGACAGGCGGAAGGTGATGCGGCGTTAATTGAGCAGCTGCGGCCGCTTTGGCAGGGCGTGTCCGACGTGCACACGGTGCGCGACAGTGTCGTTTTTGGCGCTTCCGAAGACGCGACGCACATGATGCAGCGGGTGCAACAGCGCGGCGGGATGGCATCGTATATGCTATTCGGCACCCCGCTCGCCGCGCAGCATCACCAGTCGACCTTCGACTTCGACGAACGCGTGTTGCGCGTAGCGGTCGAAGGGTATGTACGGACATTGACGATGTTTCTGCAGGAATAG
- a CDS encoding AbgT family transporter, which produces MSQTPQQVQLEGGNQPKGLLRFLNVIERMGNKLPEPFILFCYLALFVVIISAIVSALGVSVVHPGTGEDTPIKSLLSKEGITYMLTEMLTNFTGFKPLGLVLAMMLGIGLAEKVGLLETAMKKTIVGAPKALITYAVIFVGIMGNLASDAAFVIVPPLAAMVFYTVGRHPLAGLAAGFSGVGAGFTANLLVTGTDALLAGISTEAAKTIDPNVIVTPVSNWYFMGSSVIFLSVIAALVTEKIVEPKLGQYKGEVKVKMDEATPQEVRGLRHAAFAGIAYVALLVLAIFVPGSPLVNEKGGLIPSPFLDGIVPIILLFFVTVGVAYGVTVKKVTRTGDIPKYMAEAIKDMSGYIVLIFAAAQFIAYFNWSNLGTWVAVEGANLLKAINLTGLGALIAFSILAALLNLLIFSGSAQWALMAPIFIPMFMLLGFKPELVQAAFRIADSSTNVITPLNPYIVVILSFMKEYDKKAGFGTLISMMLPYSIIFLSFWIVLLIVFVVFGIPLGPGVSM; this is translated from the coding sequence TTGAGTCAAACACCGCAACAGGTACAGCTAGAGGGTGGCAATCAACCGAAGGGATTGCTCCGCTTTTTGAACGTCATCGAGCGAATGGGGAACAAACTGCCGGAGCCGTTTATTTTGTTCTGTTACTTAGCACTGTTTGTTGTCATTATATCGGCGATCGTCAGTGCGCTCGGCGTATCGGTCGTCCACCCGGGAACTGGCGAGGATACGCCGATCAAAAGTTTGCTTTCTAAGGAAGGCATCACGTATATGTTGACGGAAATGCTAACCAATTTTACCGGCTTTAAGCCACTCGGTTTAGTGTTGGCGATGATGCTCGGGATCGGCCTTGCCGAAAAAGTAGGGCTGTTAGAAACTGCGATGAAGAAGACGATTGTCGGTGCACCGAAAGCGTTAATTACGTATGCGGTCATATTTGTCGGAATTATGGGCAACTTAGCTTCCGACGCCGCGTTCGTCATTGTGCCACCGCTGGCGGCGATGGTGTTCTACACGGTCGGGCGGCACCCGTTGGCCGGTTTGGCAGCCGGTTTTTCCGGTGTCGGTGCCGGCTTTACGGCCAACTTGTTAGTCACTGGCACGGACGCGCTACTTGCCGGTATTTCAACTGAGGCAGCAAAGACGATCGATCCGAATGTCATCGTTACTCCGGTAAGTAACTGGTACTTTATGGGCTCATCCGTCATTTTCTTATCGGTGATTGCAGCGCTAGTGACTGAAAAAATTGTCGAACCGAAGTTAGGACAGTACAAGGGCGAAGTGAAAGTGAAGATGGATGAAGCGACACCGCAAGAAGTGCGCGGATTGCGTCACGCGGCATTTGCTGGGATTGCATACGTCGCCTTACTCGTGTTGGCAATCTTCGTTCCGGGGTCACCACTCGTGAATGAAAAAGGTGGGTTAATTCCTTCGCCGTTTTTAGACGGCATCGTACCGATTATTTTGCTCTTTTTCGTCACGGTCGGGGTCGCGTACGGGGTAACGGTGAAGAAAGTTACACGCACGGGCGACATTCCGAAGTATATGGCAGAAGCGATTAAAGACATGTCTGGATATATCGTGCTCATTTTCGCGGCAGCGCAATTTATTGCCTACTTTAACTGGAGCAATCTCGGGACGTGGGTCGCCGTCGAGGGGGCCAACTTATTAAAAGCGATTAACTTGACGGGGTTAGGGGCACTCATCGCCTTTTCAATTTTAGCGGCACTTTTGAACTTGCTCATTTTCAGCGGATCGGCGCAGTGGGCGCTAATGGCGCCAATTTTTATCCCGATGTTTATGTTACTCGGCTTCAAACCGGAACTCGTGCAAGCGGCGTTTCGCATCGCCGATTCGTCGACGAATGTCATTACGCCGCTCAATCCATACATCGTCGTCATCCTCTCGTTTATGAAGGAGTACGACAAAAAAGCCGGTTTCGGTACGTTGATTTCGATGATGTTGCCGTATAGCATCATTTTCTTAAGCTTCTGGATCGTGTTGCTCATCGTGTTTGTCGTGTTTGGAATTCCGCTCGGACCGGGGGTGAGTATGTAA
- a CDS encoding L-lactate MFS transporter, which yields MGKTKNRWLIALSAVAIHLSIGSVYAYSVYQKPLSTQYGWNTTDVSLAFTIAIFMLGMSAAFLGRFVEKYGPRKAAFVAAAFFSIGTLGAGVAITLESYPLFLLFYGVIGGIGLGVGYISPVSTLVKWFPDRRGLATGIAVMGFGAGASVTGPIAGRLIEVTSIPNTFYILGVMYLLLMSLGASYLKRPQEGWMPPGMKETVTSGRVKVKTDLAQMTASEAIKTPRFWLLWTMMFINISAGIMILSVASPMAQEITGMSVMAAATMVGLIGLFNGAGRIGWAAFSDYIGRQNIYLLFFAIQVVAFFLLPYTSNDVFFSILAFIIVSCYGGGFSCLPAFIGDIFGTKQLGAIHGYLLTSWSMAGIAGPMIVSTVYDATKSYTTTFYIFDLLLVIAFFAAIGLHRNLNKLQKELNGRPYDGAHTEAKCS from the coding sequence GTCCGCCGTAGCTATACATCTATCGATCGGCTCTGTCTATGCTTACAGCGTGTATCAAAAACCTCTCTCTACACAGTACGGATGGAATACGACAGACGTTTCCTTAGCCTTTACGATCGCGATTTTTATGCTCGGGATGTCTGCAGCTTTTTTAGGCCGTTTTGTAGAAAAATACGGACCGCGGAAAGCGGCATTCGTGGCTGCGGCGTTTTTTAGTATAGGGACATTAGGTGCCGGTGTAGCCATAACGCTTGAATCATACCCACTTTTTTTATTGTTTTACGGCGTGATCGGAGGAATCGGGCTCGGCGTCGGTTACATCTCTCCCGTCTCAACATTGGTCAAATGGTTTCCCGACCGCCGGGGATTAGCTACCGGTATAGCCGTGATGGGATTCGGAGCAGGCGCCTCAGTGACTGGCCCGATTGCAGGTCGGTTAATAGAAGTGACTAGCATCCCAAACACATTTTATATTTTAGGAGTCATGTACCTACTCCTCATGTCTCTCGGCGCATCGTATTTGAAACGGCCGCAAGAGGGCTGGATGCCACCCGGTATGAAAGAAACAGTAACTTCCGGCCGTGTAAAAGTAAAGACAGACCTTGCACAAATGACAGCTAGCGAGGCAATCAAGACTCCGCGGTTTTGGCTCCTCTGGACCATGATGTTTATAAACATTTCTGCAGGTATTATGATTTTATCTGTCGCCTCGCCTATGGCCCAAGAAATAACTGGCATGTCCGTCATGGCCGCAGCGACGATGGTCGGCTTAATCGGCTTGTTTAACGGGGCAGGGCGCATTGGTTGGGCAGCATTTTCTGACTATATCGGACGACAAAACATATATTTGCTGTTTTTTGCGATCCAAGTTGTTGCTTTCTTCTTACTCCCTTACACTTCCAATGACGTGTTTTTTTCTATTCTCGCTTTTATTATTGTTAGCTGTTACGGCGGGGGATTTTCTTGCCTCCCAGCCTTCATCGGCGATATTTTTGGGACGAAACAATTAGGCGCAATTCACGGATATTTACTGACATCTTGGTCAATGGCTGGCATCGCCGGTCCGATGATCGTATCGACGGTGTACGATGCGACTAAGAGCTACACGACGACATTTTACATTTTTGATCTACTATTAGTCATTGCTTTCTTTGCAGCGATCGGGCTACACCGCAATCTCAACAAGTTACAAAAAGAGCTCAACGGAAGACCATACGACGGAGCGCATACCGAAGCTAAGTGCTCCTAA
- a CDS encoding M20 metallopeptidase family protein: MDFKGKGARVREFVTSVRRDLHRHPELGGAERRTSGRVQTFLREWGIDVYTGFAGTGVLGVINPESDGPCVALRADMDALPIQEKNAYDFVSTVPGTMHACGHDAHTAMLLGAAKLLQAEADALPGKVLLVFQPAEEVSPHGGAGPMMQDGVFQAYRPDAVFGQHVWPDLPVGEVGVVSGPIMGASDRFRIVVSGQGGHASMPHQGVDAIVIANQLLQAIQTIVSRNVSPQEAAVVTVGRMSGGVRYNVIAAEVEIEGTVRTFRPEVKQMVKQRLSDIAERVVQAMGGTVAFDYWDGYPATVNRAAETETVRGAALHILGEGGLPDVQPALAGEDFSRFLERYSGAFYWLGCGSPDPLLNKPLHDAEFHLDEACLPLGAELLAQVAANFMRERRDRQ, translated from the coding sequence ATGGATTTTAAAGGAAAGGGCGCACGCGTTCGCGAGTTCGTTACGTCAGTTAGGAGGGATCTACATCGCCATCCCGAACTAGGGGGTGCAGAACGGCGCACGTCAGGGCGCGTACAGACGTTTTTGCGGGAGTGGGGCATCGACGTGTATACCGGCTTTGCCGGGACGGGAGTACTAGGGGTTATTAATCCCGAGAGTGATGGGCCGTGCGTCGCCTTGCGCGCCGATATGGACGCTTTACCGATTCAAGAAAAAAACGCATACGACTTCGTTTCGACTGTTCCCGGTACGATGCATGCGTGCGGGCACGATGCACATACGGCGATGTTGCTAGGGGCAGCCAAGTTACTGCAAGCGGAGGCCGACGCCTTGCCGGGAAAAGTGTTGCTCGTCTTTCAGCCGGCGGAGGAAGTATCGCCACACGGAGGAGCAGGTCCAATGATGCAGGACGGGGTGTTTCAGGCGTACCGCCCGGACGCCGTTTTCGGGCAACACGTATGGCCTGATTTGCCAGTTGGAGAGGTCGGTGTCGTGTCGGGGCCGATTATGGGTGCGTCCGACCGTTTCCGCATCGTCGTCAGTGGGCAAGGTGGACACGCGAGTATGCCGCACCAAGGGGTTGACGCGATTGTGATTGCGAACCAATTGCTACAAGCGATACAAACGATCGTCAGTCGCAACGTTTCGCCGCAAGAGGCAGCGGTCGTAACGGTCGGTCGCATGAGCGGCGGAGTCCGCTACAACGTGATTGCTGCTGAGGTAGAGATTGAAGGGACGGTGCGCACGTTTCGTCCGGAAGTGAAGCAGATGGTAAAGCAACGGCTGAGCGACATCGCCGAGCGCGTCGTGCAGGCGATGGGCGGAACGGTGGCGTTCGACTATTGGGACGGCTACCCAGCGACCGTCAATCGAGCGGCGGAGACGGAAACGGTGCGCGGGGCGGCTTTGCACATCCTCGGGGAGGGCGGGCTGCCCGACGTACAGCCGGCACTCGCGGGCGAAGACTTTTCCCGCTTTTTAGAGCGGTACTCAGGCGCCTTTTATTGGCTCGGTTGCGGCAGTCCCGACCCGTTGCTAAACAAACCGCTCCACGATGCAGAGTTTCACCTCGACGAAGCGTGCCTGCCGCTCGGCGCGGAACTGCTGGCACAAGTGGCGGCGAACTTTATGCGCGAAAGGCGGGATAGACAGTGA